In a single window of the Sediminicoccus sp. KRV36 genome:
- the hemC gene encoding hydroxymethylbilane synthase, which produces MDLAHPHHARARAKRHHGPTLPMKVGTRGSPLALYQTRHFLDLIRAVCPLLREVEAFEEHEISTAGDRVQDRRLAEIGGKGLFAKEIHEALLDGRVDFAVHSLKDLETELPPGVLLACTLRREDPRDAIVLGDACHRQAFRDPRGFTSAAHHANADPFAALPKGALIGTASVRRQAQLLHARPDLRCEVIRGNVQTRLSRVSTGEFDASLLALAGLKRLGLEHHAGVVISPDDMVPAACQGIIGVTVRADDVELHELLSAICDPCSRPVSLCERAFLGALDGSCRTPIGGHATLLEDGQIRLTGLIARADGSFVLRRTITGDACDAERVGRELGEEMLVDSPADVFA; this is translated from the coding sequence ATGGACCTCGCTCACCCCCACCACGCCCGGGCCCGCGCCAAGCGCCATCATGGCCCCACCCTGCCCATGAAGGTCGGCACGCGCGGCTCGCCGCTCGCGCTGTATCAGACGCGGCATTTCCTCGACCTGATCCGCGCGGTCTGCCCGCTGCTGCGCGAGGTCGAAGCCTTCGAGGAGCATGAGATCAGCACCGCGGGGGACCGCGTGCAGGACCGCCGCCTGGCCGAGATCGGCGGCAAGGGCCTGTTTGCCAAGGAAATCCATGAAGCGCTGCTGGATGGCCGCGTGGATTTCGCGGTGCATTCGCTGAAGGATCTGGAGACGGAGCTGCCGCCCGGCGTGCTGCTCGCCTGCACCCTGCGCCGCGAAGACCCGCGCGACGCCATCGTGCTCGGCGATGCCTGCCATCGCCAGGCCTTCCGCGATCCGCGCGGCTTCACCAGCGCCGCCCATCACGCCAATGCGGACCCTTTCGCGGCCCTGCCGAAGGGCGCCCTGATCGGCACCGCCTCGGTCCGCCGCCAGGCGCAGCTGCTGCATGCGCGGCCCGATCTGCGCTGCGAGGTGATCCGCGGCAATGTGCAGACCCGCCTCTCCCGCGTCTCAACCGGGGAATTTGACGCCTCGCTGCTGGCGCTGGCCGGGCTGAAGCGCCTGGGGCTGGAGCATCATGCGGGTGTGGTGATCAGCCCCGATGACATGGTGCCCGCCGCCTGCCAGGGCATCATTGGCGTCACTGTCCGCGCCGATGATGTGGAGCTGCATGAATTGCTCTCCGCCATCTGCGACCCCTGCTCGCGCCCGGTCAGCCTGTGTGAGCGCGCCTTCCTGGGCGCGCTGGACGGCTCCTGCCGGACGCCGATCGGTGGCCATGCGACGCTGCTGGAAGATGGGCAGATCCGCCTGACGGGCCTGATCGCCCGTGCCGATGGCAGCTTCGTTCTGCGCCGGACCATCACGGGCGATGCCTGCGATGCCGAGCGCGTCGGGCGGGAACTGGGCGAGGAAATGCTGGTGGATTCGCCCGCGGATGTGTTCGCCTGA
- a CDS encoding BCD family MFS transporter — protein MNALGAAHSRLQATAPRQSAAGLSWISIIRLGLVQTALGAIIVLTTSTLNRVMVVEYALPAMLPGVLVAIHHAVQMLRPRLGYGSDMGARRTPWIIGGMAVLAIGGVTAASAVALMSLSLGWGVALAALGFFLVGLGVGAAGTSLLAMLASMVEAERRAPAATILWVMMIMGFAVTAGVAGKLLDPFSPMRLIAVTAGVSLFAFLLACLALIGLERGARAPVAHEGPRPEFSAVLREVWADPAARRFTIFVFISMLAYSAADLVLEPFAGEVFGRSIGQSTALAGMQNGGTLVGMIIMAIFGSGLFGARLASLRGWMFMGCLASAAALVALAMAAELQAAVSLETLYVLLGLANGAFAAAAIASMMQLAGAARTGTRMGLWGAAQAIAFALGGFGGTVVCDLARWMLGSAEHAYAAVFLGEAALFVVSALIATRLAVSRLPNLRMSPMKEAIS, from the coding sequence ATGAACGCCCTCGGCGCCGCCCATTCACGCCTCCAGGCCACGGCCCCCCGGCAATCGGCGGCGGGTCTGTCCTGGATCAGCATCATCCGGCTGGGCCTCGTGCAGACGGCGCTGGGTGCGATCATCGTGCTGACCACCTCCACGCTGAACCGCGTGATGGTGGTGGAATACGCGCTGCCGGCGATGCTGCCGGGCGTGCTGGTCGCCATTCACCACGCCGTGCAGATGCTGCGCCCGCGCCTCGGTTATGGCAGCGACATGGGGGCGCGCCGCACGCCCTGGATCATCGGCGGCATGGCGGTCCTGGCCATTGGTGGCGTCACCGCCGCGAGTGCGGTGGCGCTGATGAGCCTTTCGCTCGGCTGGGGTGTGGCGCTGGCGGCGCTGGGATTCTTCCTGGTGGGCCTGGGCGTGGGTGCGGCCGGAACGTCGCTGCTGGCCATGCTGGCCTCCATGGTCGAGGCCGAGCGCCGGGCACCGGCCGCGACCATCCTCTGGGTGATGATGATCATGGGCTTCGCCGTGACGGCGGGCGTGGCCGGCAAGCTGCTGGACCCCTTCTCGCCCATGCGGCTCATCGCCGTCACCGCCGGTGTCTCTCTCTTTGCCTTCCTGCTGGCCTGCCTCGCCCTGATCGGGCTGGAGCGCGGCGCGCGGGCCCCCGTGGCGCATGAGGGTCCGCGCCCGGAGTTTTCCGCAGTGCTGCGGGAAGTCTGGGCTGATCCGGCGGCGCGGCGCTTCACCATCTTCGTCTTCATCTCGATGCTGGCCTACAGCGCGGCCGACCTGGTGCTGGAGCCCTTCGCGGGTGAGGTGTTCGGCCGCAGCATCGGTCAATCCACCGCCCTGGCCGGCATGCAGAATGGCGGCACCCTGGTCGGCATGATCATCATGGCGATCTTCGGCTCCGGCCTGTTCGGCGCGCGCCTCGCCTCGCTGCGCGGCTGGATGTTCATGGGCTGCCTCGCTTCCGCCGCCGCCCTGGTGGCGCTGGCGATGGCGGCGGAGCTGCAGGCTGCGGTCTCGCTGGAGACACTTTACGTGCTGCTCGGCCTCGCGAATGGCGCCTTCGCCGCAGCGGCCATCGCCTCGATGATGCAATTGGCCGGGGCCGCGCGCACCGGCACCCGCATGGGCCTCTGGGGTGCGGCCCAGGCCATTGCCTTCGCGCTGGGCGGCTTCGGCGGGACGGTCGTCTGCGACCTGGCGCGCTGGATGCTCGGCAGCGCCGAGCACGCCTATGCGGCGGTCTTCCTCGGTGAGGCCGCGTTGTTTGTTGTTTCGGCACTGATTGCCACCCGGCTTGCCGTATCCCGGCTGCCCAATCTCCGCATGTCCCCAATGAAGGAGGCCATTTCGTGA
- a CDS encoding geranylgeranyl diphosphate reductase — translation MIQETYDVLVVGGGPSGATAAHDLARAGKRVAMLDRAGRIKPCGGAIPPRAIRDFAIPDHLIVARINNAQIVSPKRRRVDMPVENGGYVGMVDRCEFDEWLRERAALAGAEWIKGTSHDLERDADGTAVITYAPKGEDGMRRIRAKMVIIANGARSELALQAIPGQGHPKCVFAYHEIVKIPETGFDSQRCDVIYDGRTSPDFYAWIFPHGDTASIGTGSARKGFSLRGATAAVREENGLAHVETLRREGAPIPMKPLKKWDNGRDVVLAGDSAGVVAPASGEGIYYAMLGGRLAAEAVQIALATQDPAALKSARKRFMKDHGKVFMVLGIMQFFWYRNDWVRERFVKMCMDKDVQRLTWESYMNKELVRKDPLAHVKIFFKDMAHLLGLARA, via the coding sequence GTGATCCAAGAGACTTATGATGTGCTGGTGGTCGGCGGGGGCCCCTCGGGCGCCACGGCCGCGCATGACCTGGCCCGTGCGGGCAAGCGCGTGGCGATGCTGGACCGTGCGGGCCGCATCAAGCCCTGTGGCGGCGCCATTCCGCCCCGCGCCATCCGTGATTTCGCCATCCCCGATCACCTGATCGTGGCGCGCATCAACAATGCGCAGATCGTCTCGCCCAAGCGCCGCCGCGTGGATATGCCGGTCGAGAATGGCGGCTATGTCGGCATGGTGGATCGCTGCGAATTCGACGAGTGGCTGCGCGAGCGCGCGGCCCTGGCCGGCGCCGAATGGATCAAGGGCACCTCGCATGATCTGGAGCGCGATGCCGATGGTACCGCCGTCATCACCTACGCGCCCAAGGGCGAGGACGGGATGCGGCGGATCCGCGCGAAGATGGTGATCATCGCCAATGGCGCGCGCAGCGAATTGGCCCTGCAGGCCATCCCCGGGCAGGGCCATCCGAAATGCGTCTTCGCCTATCACGAGATCGTGAAGATCCCCGAGACCGGCTTCGACAGCCAGCGCTGCGACGTCATCTATGATGGCCGCACCTCGCCCGATTTCTATGCCTGGATCTTTCCGCATGGCGATACGGCCAGCATCGGGACGGGCAGCGCCAGGAAGGGCTTTTCGCTGCGCGGCGCCACGGCGGCCGTGCGTGAGGAGAACGGCCTGGCCCATGTGGAGACGCTGCGCCGCGAGGGCGCGCCCATTCCCATGAAACCCTTGAAGAAGTGGGATAACGGCCGAGATGTCGTCCTCGCCGGTGACAGCGCCGGCGTGGTCGCCCCTGCCTCTGGCGAGGGCATCTACTACGCCATGCTGGGCGGGCGCCTGGCGGCCGAGGCGGTGCAGATCGCCCTGGCCACCCAGGACCCCGCCGCCCTCAAGAGCGCGCGCAAGCGCTTCATGAAGGATCACGGCAAGGTCTTCATGGTCCTCGGGATCATGCAGTTCTTTTGGTACCGCAATGACTGGGTGCGGGAGCGCTTTGTGAAGATGTGCATGGACAAGGATGTCCAGCGCCTGACGTGGGAATCCTACATGAACAAGGAATTGGTCCGGAAGGACCCACTGGCGCACGTCAAGATCTTCTTCAAGGACATGGCCCACCTCCTCGGCCTGGCGCGCGCATAA